In Nymphaea colorata isolate Beijing-Zhang1983 chromosome 10, ASM883128v2, whole genome shotgun sequence, the genomic stretch AGTACTCTTTATGCCCCTCTGTAATTCATTTTTGTAAATAACcttcatttgaaaaacttcatTTTGTAATAGATGAATTTTATAGTTTCTGTACCTTTTTTAATGCtgatcttttatattttttttagtagaAAAAGTTGGTATTGCTGCTTTTTACTTATGGCGGATACTTTAAATAGGTGATCACATGATAGTGTTAAAAGTAGGTATTCAGTAGATAATTGTCAGCAGGAgtaccaaataaaaaaatatcggGGGTCTCAAGCTTATGTTTGGGACTATGTAGGAAACAAGTATGATGTTGAATGAAATGTTACATTTCCTTTGAGGGTAAGGAATGAATAATTACGTGGCAAGTTGATGTCTATCGTCTGTGAGTGGATAGGTTggacaaggaagaaaaaggctTGAGCAAAGTCGAAAGAGAAATGCTCTTTTCCACTAACATTCTCTTGGTTGGCAGACCTTTTGAGTACGATGCAGTGCATTGGTCCCTCCACCATGGCCCCCTTCCCCCTACCCGtctgcatatatataaagatgCCTGCACATTCGTTCAGCTCATCATCTTTGCTTTGCTCTATCTTGTTCGTTCCCCTAGTTCCTTAGTGTTGTTTCGCGAAGAACAATGGCGCCTAATGCTATCTCGGTGAATATCTCCTTCTCTTGCACGcacatatgcatgcacatacaCGCACAATATTTAGTTTTAGATATGAATTTGCATGTAAACACCCTTGTATCTTAGAAGGGCATGGACATAGCGACCTAACCCCCTCCGGCATACTGGGCTTGAGGTACTTCTTAGTGTGGTGGATCCCAACCGGCCTCCTATGAGTCATGGATCCTACCTTAAAAGAGGAGAGGAACCATGGTAACAGTGATTTAGTAGCTAACCTTCTTATAAACCCCCTTGAAGATTTTCAAGAATCatcaaaactatttttcatAATGGGATGTTCCAATAGAACACAATCATGCATTCAAAACCTGTACATGTTTAATTTCCCTATCTTTTCAATCTCTTTATTGTGGTTTCACGTACAATATCTGCAGACTGTGGAGCTGCTTGTGCATATGGATTGCGACGGATGCGAGAAAAAGATAAGAAAGGCCATCTCCAAAATGAATGGTATGTACCCACTTCATCAACCCATCAATGAGATGTTGTAGATTTTGTTCATATACCATATGCACTGAAGATCGTAAAATCATTCATTCGTTTCTTTTGTCATCTCAAAATCAAAAGCACGTTATGATGAACTGAAGGTGATAATAGCCACTAACACCGTGGATATATTGTTCATTTCAAACGCGAACAAGTAGATAGTTGCATAGGCAAGGAAATATGcaccatatatacatatacaagtCTACATGATGTTAAGAAGCTGAAAGTTTTAGATATGTTTCATGGCAGGAGTAGACAGTTTGGATATAGATTTGGGTCAGCAAAAAGTAACAGTGACTGGGTATGTAGATCAGCGGAAGGTTTTGAAAGCAGTGAGAGGCACAGGCAGGAAAGCAGAGTTCTGGCCATATCCATACGATGGGGAGTACCACCCCTTCATGTCTCACTACTTCCAAGATTCTACCTTCGCTCCGACCTACAACTATTACAGGCATGGATACAATAACATCGACTACGGATATCTCCCTCACTCTATGTCCTCCAGTTCGGTGGACAACAACGCCGCTGCTCTCTTCAGCGACGAGAACGTCCATTCTTGCTCCATCATGTGAATTCAATTCCTTCATCCAAAATTAAAGTATACCATTCAGTGTTttaggtatgtatatatatatatatatatatatatatatatatcggcaAGAAGTATTTGAATACCTGATTGAATACCTGAAATATGTAAAGGTTAGTTGTTAAAGATATTGAAAATACTTCATGAACTTCATGTATAGACACTACTACTCGTGTCGCCCTTAGTCGGGATAAATATACACCAGTTCTGatttcgctctctctctctctctctctctctctctctctctctctctctctctctacttttaTGTGGAACAAAGGAAGAATCAGGTCGTCGCTCATTTCACTTTACAAAGGCGTTGTGCACACAACTCTATTAGGACGAGGTATGCGGTTCATTATTAATGATGTTGGTGGGTGGCTTAACCAGTCAAGAGGTGAACTGATCGTGTCTATATGCTTAAGGACTGGCAAATGTGTGCAATTGAATTTTGTGGTTGATTCAGCTCATCTGTACTTGTAATTAAGTATGTCTTCAAGGTCTCAGAAGAAGCTTAACAAgccatgaatgaagaagagTGGCTGTCTCCACCCA encodes the following:
- the LOC116262954 gene encoding heavy metal-associated isoprenylated plant protein 45-like; translated protein: MAPNAISTVELLVHMDCDGCEKKIRKAISKMNGVDSLDIDLGQQKVTVTGYVDQRKVLKAVRGTGRKAEFWPYPYDGEYHPFMSHYFQDSTFAPTYNYYRHGYNNIDYGYLPHSMSSSSVDNNAAALFSDENVHSCSIM